TGAATTTGAAAGATGTATCAGTAAGTATCGATGTTGCGGTTCCTTTGGGATTGGTCATTACCGAGCTTGTTTCCAATGTGTTCAAGCATGCCTTTCCCAAAGATATGAAAGGTAACATCAAAATAGAACTTCCCGAGAAAAAGAAAGATACGATAAAATTAATTTTGCAGGATGATGGAATTGGTGTTGCCAAAAACTTTGATCTCAGAAAAGATGGAAATATGGGTTTGAAGAATGTGTTTAATCTGGTGGAATACCAATTGAGAGGAAATGTGAATTACACTGTAGAAAATGGTATAAGGTGGGAAATTAAGATTGAAGATAATCTCTACAAAAAGAGAATATAGAGAGGAGTTTTATGAAAAAAATTAAGATTTTGATCGCAGAAGATGAAGCGATTGTAGCTCAATATATGACCATGGAATTGGAACTGGAAGGTTATGAGGTATGCTGTTATGTAGCTACAGGAGAAGAGGCGATCCAGGCAACAAAAAAACATAAACCCGATCTTATTCTGATGGATATCAATTTAATTGGCAAATACGATGGCATCGAGACGGCAGAAAAGATTTTGGAATTTAAAAGCGACATCAAACTCATCTTTATGACCGGATATTCCAGACTGGAAATTACCGAAAGAGCAAAAAGATTGAATCCTCTGGGGTATTTCAATAAACCATTAGAAGTTGATCTGATCCAATCCATTATCGAAAAGGCGTTTTCGGAAAAATAAATATGCATGTTGGATTAATCGTCTCGATTGATCTGATCGCTTTGGCAGATCGTCCTCGATCTGATATAAAAAAGATTTTGATGCGATTTTCGAGACGAAAATCAAAAACCAATGGACTCCACGAGACGTGAAGTCCAACATCATTATAATAATATTCATAGATAGGTTGGGTCAATCGTCTCGATTGATCTGAACGTTTTAGATGATCGTCCTCGATCAGTTAGGGAGGGAAAATGCCATCATCAAGAATTTCGAAAGAATATATCAATAATTTATATTTTGTTACCTGTACTATTAAAAACTGGTATTATATCTTCGATCGATATAATCGCTGGGAAATATTGCTTGAAGCATTGCGATTTTATCAGAAAAATCACAACCTCAAAATTTATTCTTGGGTGTTTATGCTAAATCATATTCATTTAATCTTGCATAATCCTGAAAATTATAATTTCTTGCAATCATTCAAAAGTTATACAGCTCATGAATTAATAAAGAATTTGCGAGAAACAGAACCAAATATACTGAGAATCTTTAAGGTTAAAGATGGTTACAATATCTGGCGTGATAAGAATTATCCTGAAATGATAGAAAGTGAAAGATTCTTTATTCAAAAAGCTAAATATATTGAAAATAATCCAGTGAAGAAAGGTTATGTTTATAATCCTCAAGAATGGAAGTATTCTTCCGCAAATGAGATTCAACTTCTTAATATTACCAGATTTGGGATTTAAAAAATTACGTTGGATCAATCGTCCCGATTGATCTGATCGCTTTGGCAGATCGTCCACGATCTGATGTTGTTTGAATTGACCCAAAAACAAAGTTTGGGTTAAGAATAACAAAATTTAAAACTTCCATTCTTACCTGAAGACTTCGCTTTCAGGCAAGCCTGGAGTTCGAGAAGAAAATCAAAAAAACAATGGACTCCA
This DNA window, taken from Candidatus Cloacimonadota bacterium, encodes the following:
- a CDS encoding response regulator, whose amino-acid sequence is MKKIKILIAEDEAIVAQYMTMELELEGYEVCCYVATGEEAIQATKKHKPDLILMDINLIGKYDGIETAEKILEFKSDIKLIFMTGYSRLEITERAKRLNPLGYFNKPLEVDLIQSIIEKAFSEK
- a CDS encoding transposase, which codes for MPSSRISKEYINNLYFVTCTIKNWYYIFDRYNRWEILLEALRFYQKNHNLKIYSWVFMLNHIHLILHNPENYNFLQSFKSYTAHELIKNLRETEPNILRIFKVKDGYNIWRDKNYPEMIESERFFIQKAKYIENNPVKKGYVYNPQEWKYSSANEIQLLNITRFGI